The Theropithecus gelada isolate Dixy chromosome 11, Tgel_1.0, whole genome shotgun sequence genome includes a region encoding these proteins:
- the SMARCC2 gene encoding SWI/SNF complex subunit SMARCC2 isoform X6 — protein sequence MAVRKKDGGPNVKYYEAADTVTQFDNVRLWLGKNYKKYIQAEPPTNKSLSSLVVQLLQFQEEVFGKHVSNAPLTKLPIKCFLDFKAGGSLCHILAAAYKFKSDQGWRRYDFQNPSRMDRNVEMFMTIEKSLVQNNCLSRPNIFLCPEIEPKLLGKLKDIIKRHQGTVTEDKNNASHVVYPVPGNLEEEEWVRPVMKRDKQVLLHWGYYPDSYDTWIPASEIEASVEDAPTPEKPRKIHAKWILDTDTFNEWMNEEDYEVNDDKNPVSRRKKISAKTLTDEVNSPDSDRRDKKGGNYKKRKRSPSPSPTPEAKKKNAKKGPSTPYTKSKRGHREEEQEDLTKDMDEPSPVPNVEEVTLPKTVNTKKDSESAPVKGGTMTDLDEQEDESMETTGKDEDENSTGNKGEQTKNPDLHEDNVTEQTHHIIIPSYAAWFDYNSVHAIERRALPEFFNGKNKSKTPEIYLAYRNFMIDTYRLNPQEYLTSTACRRNLAGDVCAIMRVHAFLEQWGLINYQVDAESRPTPMGPPPTSHFHVLADTPSGLVPLQPKTPQGRQVDADTKAGRKGKELDDLVPETAKGKPELTSASQQMLNFPDKGKEKPTDMQNFGLRTDMYTKKNVPSKSKAAASATREWTEQETLLLLEALEMYKDDWNKVSEHVGSRTQDECILHFLRLPIEDPYLEDSEASLGPLAYQPIPFSQSGNPVMSTVAFLASVVDPRVASAAAKSALEEFSKMKEEVPTALVEAHVRKVEEAAKVTGKADPAFGLESSGIAGTTSDEPERIEESGNDEARVEGQATDEKKEPKEPREGGGAIEEEAKEKTSEAPKKDEEKGKEGDSEKESEKSDGDPIVDPEKEKEPKEGQEEVLKEVVESEGERKTKVERDIGEGNLSTAAAAALAAAAVKAKHLAAVEERKIKSLVALLVETQMKKLEIKLRHFEELETIMDREREALEYQRQQLLADRQAFHMEQLKYAEMRARQQHFQQMHQQQQQPPPALPPGSQPIPPTGAAGPPAVHGLAVAPASVVPAPAGSGAPPGSLGPSEQIGQAGSTAGPQQQQPAGAPQPGAVPPGVPPPGPHGPSPFPNQQTPPSMMPGAVPGSGHPGVAAQSPAIVAAVQGNLLPSASPLPDPGTPLPPDPTAPSPGTVTPVPPPQ from the exons ATGGCGGTGCGGAAGAAGGACGGCGGCCCCAACGTGAAGTACTACGAGGCCGCGGACACCGTGACCCAGTTCGACAACGTGCGGCTGTGGCTCGGCAAGAACTACAAGAAG TATATACAAGCTGAACCACCCACCAACAAGTCCCTGTCTAGCCTGGTTGTACAGTTACTACAATTTCAGGAAGAAGTTTTTGGCAAACATGTCAGCAATGCACCGCTCACTAAACTGCCG ATCAAATGTTTCCTAGATTTCAAAGCGGGAGGCTCCTTGTGCCACATTCTTGCAGCTGCCTACAAATTCAAGAGTGACCAGGGATG GCGGCGTTACGATTTCCAGAATCCATCACGCATGGACCGCAATGTGGAAATGTTTATGACCATCGAGAAGTCCTTGGTGCAG AATAATTGCCTGTCTCGACCTAACATTTTTCTGTGCCCAGAAATTGAGCCCAAACTACTAGGGAAATTAAAGGACATTATCAAGAGACACCAG GGAACAGTCACTGAGGATAAGAACAATGCCTCCCATGTTGTGTATCCTGTCCCGGGAAATCTAGAAGAAG AGGAATGGGTACGACCAGTCATGAAGAGGGATAAGCAGGTTCTTCTGCACTGGGGCTACTATCCTGACAG TTATGACACATGGATCCCAGCGAGTGAAATTGAAGCATCTGTGGAAGATGCTCCAACTCCTGAGAAACCTAGGAAG ATTCATGCAAAGTGGATCCTGGACACCGACACCttcaatgaatggatgaatgaggaAGACTACGAAGTAAATGATGACAAAAACCCTGTCTCCCGCCGAAAGAAGATTTCAGCCAAGACATTGACAGATGAG GTGAACAGCCCAGATTCAGATCGACGGGACAAGAAGGGGGGAAACTATAAGAAGAGGAAGCGCTCCCCCTCTCCTTCGCCAACCCCAGAAGCGAAGAAGAAAAATGCTAAGAAAGG TCCGTCAACACCTTATACTAAGTCAAAACGTGGCCACAGAGAAGAGGAGCAAGAAGACCTCACAAAGGACATGGACGAGCCCTCACCAGTCCCCAATGTAGAAGAGGTGACACTTCCCAAAACAG TCAACACAAAGAAAGACTCAGAGTCGGCCCCAGTCAAAGGCGGCACCATGACTGACCTAG ATGAACAGGAAGATGAAAGCATGGAGACGACGGGCAAG GATGAGGATGAGAACAGTACGGGGAACAAGGGAGAGCAGACCAAGAATCCAGACCTGCATGAGGACAACGTGACTGAACAGACCCACCACATCATCATTCCCAGCTATGCTGCCTGGTTTGACTACAATAG CGTTCATGCCATTGAGCGGAGGGCTCTCCCCGAGTTCTTCAACGGCAAGAACAAGTCCAAGACTCCAGAGAT CTACCTGGCCTATCGAAACTTTATGATTGACACTTACCGACTGAACCCCCAAGAGTATCTTACCTCTACCGCCTGTCGCCGAAACCTAGCGGGTGATGTCTGTGCCATCATGAG GGTCCATGCCTTCCTAGAACAGTGGGGTCTTATTAACTACCAGGTGGATGCTGAGAGTCGACCAACCCCAATGGGGCCTCCGCCTACCTCTCACTTCCATGTCTTGGCTGACACACCATCAGGGCTAGTGCCTCTGCAGCCCAAGACCCCTCAG GGCCGCCAGGTTGATGCTGATACCAAGGCTGGGCGAAAGGGCAAAGAGCTGGATGACCTGGTGCCAGAGACGGCTAAGGGCAAGCCAGAGCTG ACCTCTGCTTCCCAACAAATGCTCAACTTTCCTgacaaaggcaaagagaaaccaACAGACATGCAGAACTTTGGGCTGCGCACAGACATGTACACAAAAAAGAATGTTCCCTCCAAG AGCAAAGCTGCAGCCAGTGCCACTCGTGAGTGGACAGAACAGGAAACCCTGCTTCTCCTGGAG GCACTGGAAATGTACAAAGATGACTGGAACAAAGTGTCCGAGCATGTGGGAAGCCGCACACAGGACGAGTGCATCTTGCATTTTCTTCGTCTTCCCATTGAAGACCCATACCTGGAGGACTCAGAGGCCTCCCTAGGCCCCCTGGCCTACCAACCCATCCCCTTCAGTCAGTCGGGCAACCCTGTTATGAGCACTGTTGCCTTCTTGGCCTCTGTCGTCGATCCCCGAGTCGCCTCTGCTGCTGCAAAGTCAGCCCTAG AGGAGTTCTCCAAAATGAAGGAAGAGGTACCCACGGCCTTGGTGGAGGCCCATGTTCGGAAAGTGGAAGAAGCAGCCAAAGTAACAGGCAAGGCGGACCCTGCCTTTGGTCTGGAAAGCAGTGGCATTGCAGGAACCACCTCTGATGAGCCTGAGCGGATTG AGGAGAGCGGGAATGACGAGGCTCGGGTGGAAGGCCAGGCCACAGATGAGAAGAAGGAGCCCAAG GAACCCCGAGAAGGAGGGGGTGCCATAGAGGAGGAAGCAAAGGAGAAAACCAGCGAGGCTCCCAAGAAGGatgaggagaaagggaaagaaggtgaCAGTGAGAAGGAGTCTGAGAAGAGTGATGGAGACCCAATAG TCGATCCTGAGAAGGAGAAGGAGCCAaaggaagggcaggaggaagTGCTGAAGGAAGTGGTGGAGTCTGAGGgggaaaggaagacaaaggtgGAGCGGGACATTGGCGAGGGCAACCTCTCCACCGCCGCTGCTGCCGCCCTGGCTGCTGCCGCAGTGAAAGCCAAG CACTTGGCTGCTGTTGAGGAAAGGAAGATCAAATCTTTGGTGGCCCTGCTGGTGGAGACTCAGATGAAAAAGTTGGAGATCAAACTTCGGCACTTTGAGGAGCTGGAGACTATCATGGACCGGGAGCGAGAAGCA CTGGAGTATCAGAGGCAGCAGCTCCTGGCCGACAGACAAGCCTTCCACATGGAGCAGCTGAAGTATGCGGAGATGAGGGCTCGGCAGCAGCACTTCCAACAGATGcaccaacagcagcagcagccaccgcCAGCCCTGCCCCCAGGCTCCCAGCCTATCCCCCCGACAGGGGCTGCTGGGCCACCCGCAGTCCATGGCTTGGCTGTGGCTCCAGCCTCTGTAGTCCCTGCTCCTGCTGGCAGTGGGGCCCCTCCAGGAAGCTTGGGCCCTTCTGAACAGATTGGGCAGGCAGGGTCAACTGCAGGGCCACAGCAGCAGCAACCAGCTGGAGCCCCCCAGCCTGGGGCAGTCCCACCAGGGGTTCCCCCCCCTGGACCCCATG GCCCCTCACCGTTCCCCAACCAACAAACTCCTCCCTCAATGATGCCAGGGGCAGTGCCAGGCAGCGGGCACCCAGGCGTGGCGG CCCAAAGCCCTGCCATTGTGGCAGCTGTTCAGGGCAACCTCCTGCCCAGTGCCAGCCCACTGCCAG ACCCAGGCACCCCCCTGCCTCCAGACCCCACAGCCCCGAGCCCAGGCACGGTCACCCCTGTGCCACCTCCACAGTGA
- the SMARCC2 gene encoding SWI/SNF complex subunit SMARCC2 isoform X7 produces the protein MAVRKKDGGPNVKYYEAADTVTQFDNVRLWLGKNYKKYIQAEPPTNKSLSSLVVQLLQFQEEVFGKHVSNAPLTKLPIKCFLDFKAGGSLCHILAAAYKFKSDQGWRRYDFQNPSRMDRNVEMFMTIEKSLVQNNCLSRPNIFLCPEIEPKLLGKLKDIIKRHQGTVTEDKNNASHVVYPVPGNLEEEEWVRPVMKRDKQVLLHWGYYPDSYDTWIPASEIEASVEDAPTPEKPRKIHAKWILDTDTFNEWMNEEDYEVNDDKNPVSRRKKISAKTLTDEVNSPDSDRRDKKGGNYKKRKRSPSPSPTPEAKKKNAKKGPSTPYTKSKRGHREEEQEDLTKDMDEPSPVPNVEEVTLPKTVNTKKDSESAPVKGGTMTDLDEQEDESMETTGKDEDENSTGNKGEQTKNPDLHEDNVTEQTHHIIIPSYAAWFDYNSVHAIERRALPEFFNGKNKSKTPEIYLAYRNFMIDTYRLNPQEYLTSTACRRNLAGDVCAIMRVHAFLEQWGLINYQVDAESRPTPMGPPPTSHFHVLADTPSGLVPLQPKTPQGRQVDADTKAGRKGKELDDLVPETAKGKPELQTSASQQMLNFPDKGKEKPTDMQNFGLRTDMYTKKNVPSKSKAAASATREWTEQETLLLLEALEMYKDDWNKVSEHVGSRTQDECILHFLRLPIEDPYLEDSEASLGPLAYQPIPFSQSGNPVMSTVAFLASVVDPRVASAAAKSALEEFSKMKEEVPTALVEAHVRKVEEAAKVTGKADPAFGLESSGIAGTTSDEPERIEESGNDEARVEGQATDEKKEPKEPREGGGAIEEEAKEKTSEAPKKDEEKGKEGDSEKESEKSDGDPIVDPEKEKEPKEGQEEVLKEVVESEGERKTKVERDIGEGNLSTAAAAALAAAAVKAKHLAAVEERKIKSLVALLVETQMKKLEIKLRHFEELETIMDREREALEYQRQQLLADRQAFHMEQLKYAEMRARQQHFQQMHQQQQQPPPALPPGSQPIPPTGAAGPPAVHGLAVAPASVVPAPAGSGAPPGSLGPSEQIGQAGSTAGPQQQQPAGAPQPGAVPPGVPPPGPHGPSPFPNQQTPPSMMPGAVPGSGHPGVADPGTPLPPDPTAPSPGTVTPVPPPQ, from the exons ATGGCGGTGCGGAAGAAGGACGGCGGCCCCAACGTGAAGTACTACGAGGCCGCGGACACCGTGACCCAGTTCGACAACGTGCGGCTGTGGCTCGGCAAGAACTACAAGAAG TATATACAAGCTGAACCACCCACCAACAAGTCCCTGTCTAGCCTGGTTGTACAGTTACTACAATTTCAGGAAGAAGTTTTTGGCAAACATGTCAGCAATGCACCGCTCACTAAACTGCCG ATCAAATGTTTCCTAGATTTCAAAGCGGGAGGCTCCTTGTGCCACATTCTTGCAGCTGCCTACAAATTCAAGAGTGACCAGGGATG GCGGCGTTACGATTTCCAGAATCCATCACGCATGGACCGCAATGTGGAAATGTTTATGACCATCGAGAAGTCCTTGGTGCAG AATAATTGCCTGTCTCGACCTAACATTTTTCTGTGCCCAGAAATTGAGCCCAAACTACTAGGGAAATTAAAGGACATTATCAAGAGACACCAG GGAACAGTCACTGAGGATAAGAACAATGCCTCCCATGTTGTGTATCCTGTCCCGGGAAATCTAGAAGAAG AGGAATGGGTACGACCAGTCATGAAGAGGGATAAGCAGGTTCTTCTGCACTGGGGCTACTATCCTGACAG TTATGACACATGGATCCCAGCGAGTGAAATTGAAGCATCTGTGGAAGATGCTCCAACTCCTGAGAAACCTAGGAAG ATTCATGCAAAGTGGATCCTGGACACCGACACCttcaatgaatggatgaatgaggaAGACTACGAAGTAAATGATGACAAAAACCCTGTCTCCCGCCGAAAGAAGATTTCAGCCAAGACATTGACAGATGAG GTGAACAGCCCAGATTCAGATCGACGGGACAAGAAGGGGGGAAACTATAAGAAGAGGAAGCGCTCCCCCTCTCCTTCGCCAACCCCAGAAGCGAAGAAGAAAAATGCTAAGAAAGG TCCGTCAACACCTTATACTAAGTCAAAACGTGGCCACAGAGAAGAGGAGCAAGAAGACCTCACAAAGGACATGGACGAGCCCTCACCAGTCCCCAATGTAGAAGAGGTGACACTTCCCAAAACAG TCAACACAAAGAAAGACTCAGAGTCGGCCCCAGTCAAAGGCGGCACCATGACTGACCTAG ATGAACAGGAAGATGAAAGCATGGAGACGACGGGCAAG GATGAGGATGAGAACAGTACGGGGAACAAGGGAGAGCAGACCAAGAATCCAGACCTGCATGAGGACAACGTGACTGAACAGACCCACCACATCATCATTCCCAGCTATGCTGCCTGGTTTGACTACAATAG CGTTCATGCCATTGAGCGGAGGGCTCTCCCCGAGTTCTTCAACGGCAAGAACAAGTCCAAGACTCCAGAGAT CTACCTGGCCTATCGAAACTTTATGATTGACACTTACCGACTGAACCCCCAAGAGTATCTTACCTCTACCGCCTGTCGCCGAAACCTAGCGGGTGATGTCTGTGCCATCATGAG GGTCCATGCCTTCCTAGAACAGTGGGGTCTTATTAACTACCAGGTGGATGCTGAGAGTCGACCAACCCCAATGGGGCCTCCGCCTACCTCTCACTTCCATGTCTTGGCTGACACACCATCAGGGCTAGTGCCTCTGCAGCCCAAGACCCCTCAG GGCCGCCAGGTTGATGCTGATACCAAGGCTGGGCGAAAGGGCAAAGAGCTGGATGACCTGGTGCCAGAGACGGCTAAGGGCAAGCCAGAGCTG CAGACCTCTGCTTCCCAACAAATGCTCAACTTTCCTgacaaaggcaaagagaaaccaACAGACATGCAGAACTTTGGGCTGCGCACAGACATGTACACAAAAAAGAATGTTCCCTCCAAG AGCAAAGCTGCAGCCAGTGCCACTCGTGAGTGGACAGAACAGGAAACCCTGCTTCTCCTGGAG GCACTGGAAATGTACAAAGATGACTGGAACAAAGTGTCCGAGCATGTGGGAAGCCGCACACAGGACGAGTGCATCTTGCATTTTCTTCGTCTTCCCATTGAAGACCCATACCTGGAGGACTCAGAGGCCTCCCTAGGCCCCCTGGCCTACCAACCCATCCCCTTCAGTCAGTCGGGCAACCCTGTTATGAGCACTGTTGCCTTCTTGGCCTCTGTCGTCGATCCCCGAGTCGCCTCTGCTGCTGCAAAGTCAGCCCTAG AGGAGTTCTCCAAAATGAAGGAAGAGGTACCCACGGCCTTGGTGGAGGCCCATGTTCGGAAAGTGGAAGAAGCAGCCAAAGTAACAGGCAAGGCGGACCCTGCCTTTGGTCTGGAAAGCAGTGGCATTGCAGGAACCACCTCTGATGAGCCTGAGCGGATTG AGGAGAGCGGGAATGACGAGGCTCGGGTGGAAGGCCAGGCCACAGATGAGAAGAAGGAGCCCAAG GAACCCCGAGAAGGAGGGGGTGCCATAGAGGAGGAAGCAAAGGAGAAAACCAGCGAGGCTCCCAAGAAGGatgaggagaaagggaaagaaggtgaCAGTGAGAAGGAGTCTGAGAAGAGTGATGGAGACCCAATAG TCGATCCTGAGAAGGAGAAGGAGCCAaaggaagggcaggaggaagTGCTGAAGGAAGTGGTGGAGTCTGAGGgggaaaggaagacaaaggtgGAGCGGGACATTGGCGAGGGCAACCTCTCCACCGCCGCTGCTGCCGCCCTGGCTGCTGCCGCAGTGAAAGCCAAG CACTTGGCTGCTGTTGAGGAAAGGAAGATCAAATCTTTGGTGGCCCTGCTGGTGGAGACTCAGATGAAAAAGTTGGAGATCAAACTTCGGCACTTTGAGGAGCTGGAGACTATCATGGACCGGGAGCGAGAAGCA CTGGAGTATCAGAGGCAGCAGCTCCTGGCCGACAGACAAGCCTTCCACATGGAGCAGCTGAAGTATGCGGAGATGAGGGCTCGGCAGCAGCACTTCCAACAGATGcaccaacagcagcagcagccaccgcCAGCCCTGCCCCCAGGCTCCCAGCCTATCCCCCCGACAGGGGCTGCTGGGCCACCCGCAGTCCATGGCTTGGCTGTGGCTCCAGCCTCTGTAGTCCCTGCTCCTGCTGGCAGTGGGGCCCCTCCAGGAAGCTTGGGCCCTTCTGAACAGATTGGGCAGGCAGGGTCAACTGCAGGGCCACAGCAGCAGCAACCAGCTGGAGCCCCCCAGCCTGGGGCAGTCCCACCAGGGGTTCCCCCCCCTGGACCCCATG GCCCCTCACCGTTCCCCAACCAACAAACTCCTCCCTCAATGATGCCAGGGGCAGTGCCAGGCAGCGGGCACCCAGGCGTGGCGG ACCCAGGCACCCCCCTGCCTCCAGACCCCACAGCCCCGAGCCCAGGCACGGTCACCCCTGTGCCACCTCCACAGTGA
- the SMARCC2 gene encoding SWI/SNF complex subunit SMARCC2 isoform X5, protein MAVRKKDGGPNVKYYEAADTVTQFDNVRLWLGKNYKKYIQAEPPTNKSLSSLVVQLLQFQEEVFGKHVSNAPLTKLPIKCFLDFKAGGSLCHILAAAYKFKSDQGWRRYDFQNPSRMDRNVEMFMTIEKSLVQNNCLSRPNIFLCPEIEPKLLGKLKDIIKRHQGTVTEDKNNASHVVYPVPGNLEEEEWVRPVMKRDKQVLLHWGYYPDSYDTWIPASEIEASVEDAPTPEKPRKIHAKWILDTDTFNEWMNEEDYEVNDDKNPVSRRKKISAKTLTDEVNSPDSDRRDKKGGNYKKRKRSPSPSPTPEAKKKNAKKGPSTPYTKSKRGHREEEQEDLTKDMDEPSPVPNVEEVTLPKTVNTKKDSESAPVKGGTMTDLDEQEDESMETTGKDEDENSTGNKGEQTKNPDLHEDNVTEQTHHIIIPSYAAWFDYNSVHAIERRALPEFFNGKNKSKTPEIYLAYRNFMIDTYRLNPQEYLTSTACRRNLAGDVCAIMRVHAFLEQWGLINYQVDAESRPTPMGPPPTSHFHVLADTPSGLVPLQPKTPQGRQVDADTKAGRKGKELDDLVPETAKGKPELQTSASQQMLNFPDKGKEKPTDMQNFGLRTDMYTKKNVPSKSKAAASATREWTEQETLLLLEALEMYKDDWNKVSEHVGSRTQDECILHFLRLPIEDPYLEDSEASLGPLAYQPIPFSQSGNPVMSTVAFLASVVDPRVASAAAKSALEEFSKMKEEVPTALVEAHVRKVEEAAKVTGKADPAFGLESSGIAGTTSDEPERIEESGNDEARVEGQATDEKKEPKEPREGGGAIEEEAKEKTSEAPKKDEEKGKEGDSEKESEKSDGDPIVDPEKEKEPKEGQEEVLKEVVESEGERKTKVERDIGEGNLSTAAAAALAAAAVKAKHLAAVEERKIKSLVALLVETQMKKLEIKLRHFEELETIMDREREALEYQRQQLLADRQAFHMEQLKYAEMRARQQHFQQMHQQQQQPPPALPPGSQPIPPTGAAGPPAVHGLAVAPASVVPAPAGSGAPPGSLGPSEQIGQAGSTAGPQQQQPAGAPQPGAVPPGVPPPGPHGPSPFPNQQTPPSMMPGAVPGSGHPGVAAQSPAIVAAVQGNLLPSASPLPDPGTPLPPDPTAPSPGTVTPVPPPQ, encoded by the exons ATGGCGGTGCGGAAGAAGGACGGCGGCCCCAACGTGAAGTACTACGAGGCCGCGGACACCGTGACCCAGTTCGACAACGTGCGGCTGTGGCTCGGCAAGAACTACAAGAAG TATATACAAGCTGAACCACCCACCAACAAGTCCCTGTCTAGCCTGGTTGTACAGTTACTACAATTTCAGGAAGAAGTTTTTGGCAAACATGTCAGCAATGCACCGCTCACTAAACTGCCG ATCAAATGTTTCCTAGATTTCAAAGCGGGAGGCTCCTTGTGCCACATTCTTGCAGCTGCCTACAAATTCAAGAGTGACCAGGGATG GCGGCGTTACGATTTCCAGAATCCATCACGCATGGACCGCAATGTGGAAATGTTTATGACCATCGAGAAGTCCTTGGTGCAG AATAATTGCCTGTCTCGACCTAACATTTTTCTGTGCCCAGAAATTGAGCCCAAACTACTAGGGAAATTAAAGGACATTATCAAGAGACACCAG GGAACAGTCACTGAGGATAAGAACAATGCCTCCCATGTTGTGTATCCTGTCCCGGGAAATCTAGAAGAAG AGGAATGGGTACGACCAGTCATGAAGAGGGATAAGCAGGTTCTTCTGCACTGGGGCTACTATCCTGACAG TTATGACACATGGATCCCAGCGAGTGAAATTGAAGCATCTGTGGAAGATGCTCCAACTCCTGAGAAACCTAGGAAG ATTCATGCAAAGTGGATCCTGGACACCGACACCttcaatgaatggatgaatgaggaAGACTACGAAGTAAATGATGACAAAAACCCTGTCTCCCGCCGAAAGAAGATTTCAGCCAAGACATTGACAGATGAG GTGAACAGCCCAGATTCAGATCGACGGGACAAGAAGGGGGGAAACTATAAGAAGAGGAAGCGCTCCCCCTCTCCTTCGCCAACCCCAGAAGCGAAGAAGAAAAATGCTAAGAAAGG TCCGTCAACACCTTATACTAAGTCAAAACGTGGCCACAGAGAAGAGGAGCAAGAAGACCTCACAAAGGACATGGACGAGCCCTCACCAGTCCCCAATGTAGAAGAGGTGACACTTCCCAAAACAG TCAACACAAAGAAAGACTCAGAGTCGGCCCCAGTCAAAGGCGGCACCATGACTGACCTAG ATGAACAGGAAGATGAAAGCATGGAGACGACGGGCAAG GATGAGGATGAGAACAGTACGGGGAACAAGGGAGAGCAGACCAAGAATCCAGACCTGCATGAGGACAACGTGACTGAACAGACCCACCACATCATCATTCCCAGCTATGCTGCCTGGTTTGACTACAATAG CGTTCATGCCATTGAGCGGAGGGCTCTCCCCGAGTTCTTCAACGGCAAGAACAAGTCCAAGACTCCAGAGAT CTACCTGGCCTATCGAAACTTTATGATTGACACTTACCGACTGAACCCCCAAGAGTATCTTACCTCTACCGCCTGTCGCCGAAACCTAGCGGGTGATGTCTGTGCCATCATGAG GGTCCATGCCTTCCTAGAACAGTGGGGTCTTATTAACTACCAGGTGGATGCTGAGAGTCGACCAACCCCAATGGGGCCTCCGCCTACCTCTCACTTCCATGTCTTGGCTGACACACCATCAGGGCTAGTGCCTCTGCAGCCCAAGACCCCTCAG GGCCGCCAGGTTGATGCTGATACCAAGGCTGGGCGAAAGGGCAAAGAGCTGGATGACCTGGTGCCAGAGACGGCTAAGGGCAAGCCAGAGCTG CAGACCTCTGCTTCCCAACAAATGCTCAACTTTCCTgacaaaggcaaagagaaaccaACAGACATGCAGAACTTTGGGCTGCGCACAGACATGTACACAAAAAAGAATGTTCCCTCCAAG AGCAAAGCTGCAGCCAGTGCCACTCGTGAGTGGACAGAACAGGAAACCCTGCTTCTCCTGGAG GCACTGGAAATGTACAAAGATGACTGGAACAAAGTGTCCGAGCATGTGGGAAGCCGCACACAGGACGAGTGCATCTTGCATTTTCTTCGTCTTCCCATTGAAGACCCATACCTGGAGGACTCAGAGGCCTCCCTAGGCCCCCTGGCCTACCAACCCATCCCCTTCAGTCAGTCGGGCAACCCTGTTATGAGCACTGTTGCCTTCTTGGCCTCTGTCGTCGATCCCCGAGTCGCCTCTGCTGCTGCAAAGTCAGCCCTAG AGGAGTTCTCCAAAATGAAGGAAGAGGTACCCACGGCCTTGGTGGAGGCCCATGTTCGGAAAGTGGAAGAAGCAGCCAAAGTAACAGGCAAGGCGGACCCTGCCTTTGGTCTGGAAAGCAGTGGCATTGCAGGAACCACCTCTGATGAGCCTGAGCGGATTG AGGAGAGCGGGAATGACGAGGCTCGGGTGGAAGGCCAGGCCACAGATGAGAAGAAGGAGCCCAAG GAACCCCGAGAAGGAGGGGGTGCCATAGAGGAGGAAGCAAAGGAGAAAACCAGCGAGGCTCCCAAGAAGGatgaggagaaagggaaagaaggtgaCAGTGAGAAGGAGTCTGAGAAGAGTGATGGAGACCCAATAG TCGATCCTGAGAAGGAGAAGGAGCCAaaggaagggcaggaggaagTGCTGAAGGAAGTGGTGGAGTCTGAGGgggaaaggaagacaaaggtgGAGCGGGACATTGGCGAGGGCAACCTCTCCACCGCCGCTGCTGCCGCCCTGGCTGCTGCCGCAGTGAAAGCCAAG CACTTGGCTGCTGTTGAGGAAAGGAAGATCAAATCTTTGGTGGCCCTGCTGGTGGAGACTCAGATGAAAAAGTTGGAGATCAAACTTCGGCACTTTGAGGAGCTGGAGACTATCATGGACCGGGAGCGAGAAGCA CTGGAGTATCAGAGGCAGCAGCTCCTGGCCGACAGACAAGCCTTCCACATGGAGCAGCTGAAGTATGCGGAGATGAGGGCTCGGCAGCAGCACTTCCAACAGATGcaccaacagcagcagcagccaccgcCAGCCCTGCCCCCAGGCTCCCAGCCTATCCCCCCGACAGGGGCTGCTGGGCCACCCGCAGTCCATGGCTTGGCTGTGGCTCCAGCCTCTGTAGTCCCTGCTCCTGCTGGCAGTGGGGCCCCTCCAGGAAGCTTGGGCCCTTCTGAACAGATTGGGCAGGCAGGGTCAACTGCAGGGCCACAGCAGCAGCAACCAGCTGGAGCCCCCCAGCCTGGGGCAGTCCCACCAGGGGTTCCCCCCCCTGGACCCCATG GCCCCTCACCGTTCCCCAACCAACAAACTCCTCCCTCAATGATGCCAGGGGCAGTGCCAGGCAGCGGGCACCCAGGCGTGGCGG CCCAAAGCCCTGCCATTGTGGCAGCTGTTCAGGGCAACCTCCTGCCCAGTGCCAGCCCACTGCCAG ACCCAGGCACCCCCCTGCCTCCAGACCCCACAGCCCCGAGCCCAGGCACGGTCACCCCTGTGCCACCTCCACAGTGA